The following DNA comes from Thermodesulforhabdaceae bacterium.
TTAAGGAGCTTTACCTGCTTCAGAAAATAGGGATAAAGTTTGGGCTAAATCGCACCGAGCACATTCTGGAAAGGCTCGGTAATCCCCATGTCGGTATCAAATACATCCACGTTGGAGGAACTAACGGCAAAGGATCTGTCGTGGCGATAATCTCATCTATTCTTAAGGCTCATAACTATCGAGTTGGAAGTTACACATCGCCTCACCTGCTACGTTTTACAGAGCGGATCAGGATAAACTGGCAGGAAATAGCGCCGTCCAGAGTTGTTGATCTTTACAAATCGGTAAAATCCGTTTTGATGCCCGAATCCCCACCTACTTTTTTTGAATTTGTTACAGCAATGGCTTTCCTTTACTTTAAGCAGGAAAATGTTGATTGGGGAGTTATCGAAGTAGGAATGGGCGGACGACTGGATTGCACAAATGTTATTACTCCTCAAGTTAGCATAATAACCAACGTTGGCTTCGACCATCAGGAATTTCTTGGAACATCACTTGCCGCTATAGCTCGTGAAAAAGCTGGAATAATTAAACCTGGTGTCCCTGTTATAACGGCTGCCAGACAGCCCGTGGTCCAAAGTATAATTAAAACTACCTCTTCCCGTCTCGGATCAGATCTGCTGGTTTTTGGTAAAGATTTCAACATCAGAAAAAATTCTCCCCAGACCTTCCATTATCAAGGCTGGATGAGAACATTTCAGAATCTGACTCTGCCGCTTATAGGAGAACATCAGCGAGAAAACGCAGCTCTGGCCCTTGCAGCTCTGGAAGTTTTAGAAGAGCGGGGAGTGATTGAACTGAGAGAAAATGAAGTAAGAACTGGGCTTGCAGAAACCTCCTGGCCGGGAAGGGCTGAAATCATTTCACGAAATCCCACAATTGTGCTTGATGGAGCTCATAACCCTCACGGTGCTGAAAGTCTTAAGCATATACTTAGAACTTATTTTAACTACAACAAACTTTACTTTATCATTGGCATAATGGGTGATAAGGACGTGAGAGGGATCCTTAGAAGACTTCTACCTCAAGCTGAAGCTGTGATTTTTACCAGACCTCGCTATTCAAGAGCTGCCGATCCAGAAGGGTTAAAGAAGATAGCTCGTTCCTATATTTCCAGGTGTTATGTTATTCCTGATGTAGCTCAGGCGATCGAATATGCAAAGAGTGAAGCCGGGCCCAATGATCTAATTTGTATTACAGGGTCGCTTTATTTTATAGGCGAAGTTAAAGAATTGTTCGGTGAGCAAGCCGATGCCGTGACAAGCCTTTCCCAGTAAGAGGCAAAAACAAAAGTGCCTCTACGGAGAAAGAAGGAAATTCCATGACCCTGATGAGAAAAATACCCAAGCTTCGGGTTATCGGCGGTAGGGATGAATTTCCAATCCGTCCTTATTCTATTTTCGGGTTTCTAATTTTTAGTTTTCTTTTTTGGGGATCCCAGGTTTTTTCTGGTGTGTCTCCTTCTGAGTTGCCCACCCCTCGAGATTTCCATCGAGACAATCTCCCGTGGACTCTTACAGCTGATAAGATTGAATATCTCAAGGATGAAGACGCCTATAAAGCTGAAGGGCGAGTTGTGCTGCAGTCTGGCCCAAGAAGAATTGAAGCCGATAAAGGGATTTTTTACAAAAAGGAAGGACTTGTAAAGCTTGAAAGTAATGTTCTGCTCAGCTATGGAGAAGACTGGATTAGGGGCGACCTGGTTGTGTGGAATCTTGAACGTCAAACTGGTTATGTTGAGCACGGTAAAGCCTATTTTGCAAAGAATCACTTTTATGTAGAAGCTGAGCGTATTGAACGATTGGAAGGAAATGAATACACTTTGGATCGGGGATTTGTAACCACTTGCACTCCTGTTTCCCCTGACTGGTCAATTCACTACAGACATCTTTATATTCCTTCTGATGGTATGGCAAAAGCCCGTAACGTTGTTTTTCAGGTTGGTTCGGTTCCTGTTATTTTTATTCCCTGGGTTGTGGTGCCGGTAAATACCGAACGTCACAGCGGGATATTACGACCTGTTTTGGGATTTTCCGATTTAAACGGCTTCATGCTGGAAGTTCCCTACTATTGGGCAATAGACCATAATCAGGACGCAACTTTTTTCGGTCAGATGCTTCAGAAGCGTGGGTTCATGGGAGGTGTTGAATACAGGTGGAATGATGCCAGATGGGGCGAAGGAATTTTTCTGGCTAATTATTTACATGACCTTGCCGATACGGAAAGTGTTCGCGCTCATGGGTTTTCGTTAGACGAAAGGGATCGATACTGGATAAGAGGAACTGCATTAACTGACTTGCCTTATGATATAAAAGCTAGACTGAAGCTTGATATGGTTAGTGATCGAGATTTTTTGAATGAATTTACTCGCGGCTCTCCTTCCTTTGAATATACAAATTCTGAACTGAGATCCTTCCTTGGAACTGAACTCATTACAGATAAATCTAGAACTGCTCGAGAATCAAACGCTTATTTCTTCAAAAAAGGGGAGGACACAGATGTGTCCTTTAATCTTCATTATTTTGATGAAAACGACCCTTTGTTAAAAGATGTTACGCTACAGGAACTACCTTCTTTTGCCTTTTCAATAGGATCTTCGCCTTTTTCGGGGCTTCCTCTTTACTACAGTGTGCGCTCTTCCATTGCTCAATATTGGCGAGACGAAGGAACTCGAGGCACCAAAATTTACGCTGCTCCGGAAATAAGTATGTCTGAGTCCATAGGTTCAATTCTAAATACTAAAACGACCATCACACTTCACAATGTCCTTTACAAAACGGATGGAGACAATGATGATTCAAAGGGATTAGATGGCAGGACTGTCCCGGTTTTTGCTACTGGAGCCAATGTGAAGCTGGAAAGAAGTTATGCCCTGGACATTTGGGGGATTCCATCGGTTACTCATACTGTAAGTCCCGAAATAGCCTACGAATATGCCCCGAAAGTTAATGAAAAGAGTGTGCCATCCTTTGATGAGTCAAAAAGCATTTTCTACACTAATAGAATTCGCTACGGTATTCAGTCATTTTTAACGGCTAATAAGAACAATTCAAGCGAGGAATGGGGCAGGGTAAATATTTTTCAGTATTACCGCATAGGGAACCAAAAGGTGCCCTTTTTCGAAAATGGTTTATCAAGCCCCTTTGAAAAAGGCGAAGGATTTTCGGATGTTTACCTGGACGTAGAATTTACTCCACATAGATACGTAGATCTTTCTTACACTATGGCGGCTGCGCCCGAAGTTCCATCTGTTAGACAGCACGATGTTCTGTTGAGCATACAAACATTTACCGGTCAGCGTCTTGGCATGGAATATCGCTATAGAGAAAATACCAGTGTTGATGAGCTTATTGCCTATCTTAACTGGGATGTGCGCCCCTGGCTTTCTCTGGGAACCTACCATGACTATTCCTTTGCCAGGCATGATATGTTTAAGCATGGCTACAGCGTTACATATCGACGAGATTGCTGGGCCTTGAGCGTTTCATACGAGCTTGAGGGAGAAGACAGACGATTCTTCGTTAGTATAAACCTTCTCGGACTTGGGCAAGCTGGTGTCGTAGGGCGTTAGCAATTTAAGCTGAAAACCCAGGCTCTATATTCTAAATCATAAAAAAAACCGGTTGATTTAACTCCAGGTGTTATTCCTTTTCTGCAAAAACCAAGGCTTCAGTTCAAAATCTTCGATAGGCTTATAGTCCCAGATATTTTTTACAAATTAAAGTATTTATGGAGGTTTAATAATGAAACCAGAGTTTGAAGAACATTTTCAGAAGGTTATTCAACTTGAAGGCGGCTTTAGGCTTATAAAAAACCCTACAGAGGAGACTCACACTTATGCAGGTATTTATAGAAAGATTTATCCCCAGTGGGAAGGCTGGAAATATATTGATAAAGGAGAAACTCCGCCAACAGAACTCGTCCGTAAATTTTACTATGAAAACTTCTATCAACCCCTTGAAGGTATAGAAAATCCGGAAATAAGATTTTCTATATTTGAATTCGGTGTAAACGCCGGTTTAAGGAAGGCTATAAAAATAGCTCAGGCGGTTGTTGGGACATCTCCTGATGGTATTTTAGGACCAAAAACTCTTGCTGCGCTAAATACCGTAGTTCCTGAAGATTTTATAAAAAGTTACCTTATTGCAAGGATAAAACATTATCTTGACCTCGCAAATGCAGATCCTAGGAAATATGGCGTATATCTAAGAGGTTGGCTGAACAGGGCATTTAAAGGAGTGAATGTATGAATCTTATAGGAATAGGAACGATAATTGAGACCGTTGGCAGGATTGCCGATGACCTTATAACCACAGACAAAGAAAGGCTTGAACTTGCTTTAAAGGAGCAAGAAATAGAAGCGGAGATTCTTGAAAAAGTCCATGAGACAAACATTGAGGAGGCAAAGCATCCCAGCATATTTGTTGCAGGCTGGAGACCCTCTATTGGGTGGATAGGTGCAATAAGCCTTGGTTATCAATTCGTTTTATATCCTCTTTTAACGTGGCTTTGGAAGATATTACAGGCAAAAAATATAATTCCCTTAAATATGGATCCACCTCCCACGATGGAATCAGATATACTATGGACAATTATTGTCGGGATGCTCGGAATTGCGGGATTAAGAACTTACGATAAATTAAGAGCTGTTGATACAAAAAGAATCAGCAGATAAGGGTAAAAGCCTGAAGTTAGCGGTTAGAATGATTTAGTTATGCTCTGGCAACGAATAATTATCGTATTGTGACCTGCGCTCTGAATGTTTTTTCGGGAATGGGACATCGAGAAACTAGCTGGCAGGATATGTTTTGGTGTAGCAAAGTATCAGATAACAGAATTGGTTGGCAAAAAAACTTGCAAAGAAAAACATCTTTTTTAAAATGAAGCTGACCTGGGCTATTCCCGAATTTTTCATTCTCTTTCAGCTACATATCCTCATTTCACGAAATGGCCTGGTTTTTTAATTGTGGGAAGTGAAGATAGTTATTTGTAGGGGTATATCGAATATTTATAAGAATCCTCATGAAAAATATCACAAGTAAAGACTATAAATCTTTTTAGGATGTTTGTTCCCTATAAAGCTTTGGATGGAAGGTTTTCTTCCTGGTAATAGCCGTTAAGAAGTTTCGTAACAGGTTGAAAGGGTTGGATTTATAAAAGAAGTGGTAGGTTCATTGGGAAAGGCAGGGAGACCATATACAAAAAGGTTAAATTCCTGCAAGGTTAATTTAGGGTTTAGGGAGGATGTTCTAATGGATCGAGAAGGTAAGAAGCCAGGGGGTGTTGTTCTAGCGATTGTGTCATTTGTATGTTTTACATTTGTTATGGCGAGTTTTTCCTATGGAGCCGTTCTGTATGCGGCTCCGGAAGCTCAAGGGAGCGGCGATTGCTCTTCCTGGACAAACGCCTGCACCCTGCAAACAGCTCTTTCCGGTGCTGGGAGTGGTGATGAGATCTGGGTAAAGGCGGGGGTTCATTATCCTGGTGCGGCTGGCAACCGGACCGCCACCTTTCAACTTAAAAGTGGCGTCGCGTTATATGGCGGTTTTGCCGGGACGGAGACCAGTCGGGATCAGCGAGACTGGCAGACCAACAAGACCATTCTAAGTGGTGATATTGATAAGAACGACATCAATACCGACGGTAACTATATTGCCGAGACAACCGCCGACATCCAGGGGAGTAATGCCTATCATGTTGTAACTGGAATTAACATTGACGGCACCGCTGTTCTGGATGGTTTTATTATAACCGCCGGGCAGGCGAATGAAATTTACGTGCCTCATAGCTACTGTGGCGGGATGTACAACGATAGTTCCAGCCCTACTATTGCTAATGTGGTTTTTTCGGGTAACTGGGCAGGGGATTGCGGCGGGATGTGTAACAACAATAATAGCAATCCCACTCTTAATAATGTGACTTTTTCGGGAAACGGGGCATCCTACTGTGGTGGAATGTGCAACCAAGAATACAGCAACCCCACCCTTGCCAATGTAACCTTTTTGGAAAACTCGGCAAACAGGAATGGTGGCGGTATGTGTAACTACAAATCCAGCCCTGTTCTTACTAATGTAACCTTTTCGGGCAACTCGGCAGACTATGGTGGTGGGATGTACAATCAAGACTACAGCAGTCCCGTTCTTACTAATGTAACTTTTTCGGAAAATTCGGCGGAATGGTTTGGTGGCGGGATGCGAAATGCCGGTTATAGCAGCCCAATTCTTACTAACGTAACCTTTTCGGGCAACTCGGCAGGGTACGGCGGTGGAATGGACAACAATGATAATTCCAATCCCACCCTTATCAATGTGACCTTTTTTGAGAAACTCAGCGAACAACAATGGCGGCGGAATGAGCAACGGCAATTCCAGCCCCACTCTTATCAACGTGGCTTTTTATGGCAATTCGGCATCATGGGGAGGCGGTATTATGAATTACAATTCCAGTCCCGCTATTACTAATGTGACTCTTTCGTGTAACTCAGCGTGGTACGGTGGCGGGATTTTCAACAGAAATTCCAGCAATCCCACTCTTACTAATATCATCCTTTGGGGAAATAGTGCATCTGTAGGCCAAAGCATTTACAACGAAGGGAGTACACCGAGTATTTCCTACAGTAACATTCAGGGCTGTGGAGGTTCCGGTGGCGGATGGCAGTCGGCTTGCGGCGTAGATGGTGGACATAACATTGATCAGGATCCGCTATTTGTGGATCCATCAGGTGGCAATCTGCGCCTTCAAGCGGGATCGCCTGCTATTGATAAAGGAAACAACAGCGCTGTTCCCTCTGGCGTTACCACTGACCTTGACGGCAATCCCCGGTTTGTAGATGGTAACGGAGATGGCACTGCTACAGTGGACATGGGTGCTTTTGAATACCAGTCCGTATATTATACTCTCCAGGTGACAATATCCGGCACAGGAAGCGGCACGGTGAGCGCCACGGGTTGCACCTTGAACTGGACGGGGAATACGGGAACCTGCACGGCCTCTCATGGGACTTCCATAACCTTGAGTGCAACACCATCTTCGGGTTCTACCTTTGCAGGGTGGTCTAACGGGACGGGGTCTGCTTCGGGTTGTTCAGGCACAGGAACCTGCAGTTTTACGATAACCCAGAACTCCAGTATAACCGCCACCTTTAACCAGTCTCAGGGAGCGGTGGCAGTGCCTACGATGACTGAGTGGGGAATGATAATGTTTATGATTATTGCGGGTCTTGGTTCCGTTTACTACCTGAGAAGAAGAGACATTTAGATACATTAAAGGGCAGACTTTCCAACGTCTGCCCTTATATATTCATCTACTCTTATGGGTGAGTCTCTCTTTACCTGTTGCAAGCGAGTTCATTCAAAACATTGGTTTGATGGCAAAGCGTTTTATTGCAATTTTCAAACTCGGCAGTAAAAGATCCTTTAAGGATAATTTCTTTTTAAGGGGTTACTTTCGTTATTTTGCTCCATCCTCCATGTGCTAATGTTTCCTGAAATAAGGGAACATTTCAGCCTGCTCCATATTATCGAAAAATTGTTGACCTGACAAAGCCATTGAAAGTATAAATAGACGGGTTTTTTACGGCAATATCCTATTCTTTAGACTGTTCCCTCTTTCTTTCCGTAAAAAATCTCCTGGGGTAACTTATCAGTAGTGTTTCATTAATTGTGTCTGCTTGACAACAGGGGTAAGAAGAGGCTTTCCTCCTGGTGGGTGAGTGTTAGTAAACCTAAATGAAAAAGAAGGAAAGCCCCATGCCCGAGTTAAAAGAAATTTGGCTCATGTTCAAAACCGGTGCAACCTAACCAATTGGGAGATAAAAGCAGGGAGACGCTGTTGATGGGGTTAGAGTTCCGAGGGTCAGATAGGGAGATTTCAGACCCAGGATAATTCCTGAAAGAAGTAAAGCCTCGCTGGATCTCGGAGAGGTAATTTTGGGTTTGTTTGCTTCCGGGTGCAGTGTTAGAGCTATTTCCCGGTTTATGGAAACGATTTATGGAGCTTACTATTCCCCTGCCAGTGTTAGCCGTCTCACGGATGTAACGACCCAGGCAATAGATAGATGGAGAACCGTCCTGTTAAGGAGGAATATTTTGCGCTCTACGTAGATGCAACTTTTCTGAATGTAAGGCGTGGTTCTGTGGGAAAAGAACCTGTCTATGTGGTTGTTGGGATTAATTGGGATGGGGCAAGAGAAGTTCTTGGTTTTTGGTTTTTCGGTTCTAAAGGGGAGAGTGCCACCAATTGGCAGGAAATACTCGGTGAACTCAAATCAAGAGGGCTTAAAAGATTTAAGTTGTTAGTAGCTGACGGTCTAAAAGGACTTAAAAAGGCTGTTCTTATGGAATTTCCTGGGACACGATCCCAGCTTTGTGTGCTTCATGCTGTAAAGGGAGCTTTGATAAAGGAGTCCCCTCCTCAGCCCTCCCCGTCAACGGGGAGGGAGTGGAAGTTCCCCGCTGATGGGGAAGGTGTGAAAATTCTCCAGTTGACGGGGATGGCATGAAAGTCCCCCCTTGATGGAAATGGTGTGAAAGTTTCTCAGTTGACCAGAAGGATGTGTAAGTCCTCCCGTTGATGGGGGATTTAGGGGGCAACAGAGCATCAAGCAGGAAAGAAGCCAGACAGGCTCTTATTGAGCTTAAAGAGAAATGGGTGAAAATATATCCTGAAGTGGTAAAGAGGTGGGAAGAGGACTTTAAAAAACCTTACTACCTTTGTATCCCAAGGAAATTAGAAGATTTATTTTACACTACCAATCAATTGGAAAGGCTCATGAAAGAAATCAAAAGAAGAACCAGAGTTATAGAGGTTTTTCCAGAGCCAGAGGCTGTTTACAAAGTGATTTATTTGGTATTATCGGAAATGAAAGATACAGCCAGAG
Coding sequences within:
- a CDS encoding 3TM-type holin; the encoded protein is MNLIGIGTIIETVGRIADDLITTDKERLELALKEQEIEAEILEKVHETNIEEAKHPSIFVAGWRPSIGWIGAISLGYQFVLYPLLTWLWKILQAKNIIPLNMDPPPTMESDILWTIIVGMLGIAGLRTYDKLRAVDTKRISR
- a CDS encoding choice-of-anchor Q domain-containing protein, translated to MNYNSSPAITNVTLSCNSAWYGGGIFNRNSSNPTLTNIILWGNSASVGQSIYNEGSTPSISYSNIQGCGGSGGGWQSACGVDGGHNIDQDPLFVDPSGGNLRLQAGSPAIDKGNNSAVPSGVTTDLDGNPRFVDGNGDGTATVDMGAFEYQSVYYTLQVTISGTGSGTVSATGCTLNWTGNTGTCTASHGTSITLSATPSSGSTFAGWSNGTGSASGCSGTGTCSFTITQNSSITATFNQSQGAVAVPTMTEWGMIMFMIIAGLGSVYYLRRRDI
- the lptD gene encoding LPS assembly protein LptD, giving the protein MTLMRKIPKLRVIGGRDEFPIRPYSIFGFLIFSFLFWGSQVFSGVSPSELPTPRDFHRDNLPWTLTADKIEYLKDEDAYKAEGRVVLQSGPRRIEADKGIFYKKEGLVKLESNVLLSYGEDWIRGDLVVWNLERQTGYVEHGKAYFAKNHFYVEAERIERLEGNEYTLDRGFVTTCTPVSPDWSIHYRHLYIPSDGMAKARNVVFQVGSVPVIFIPWVVVPVNTERHSGILRPVLGFSDLNGFMLEVPYYWAIDHNQDATFFGQMLQKRGFMGGVEYRWNDARWGEGIFLANYLHDLADTESVRAHGFSLDERDRYWIRGTALTDLPYDIKARLKLDMVSDRDFLNEFTRGSPSFEYTNSELRSFLGTELITDKSRTARESNAYFFKKGEDTDVSFNLHYFDENDPLLKDVTLQELPSFAFSIGSSPFSGLPLYYSVRSSIAQYWRDEGTRGTKIYAAPEISMSESIGSILNTKTTITLHNVLYKTDGDNDDSKGLDGRTVPVFATGANVKLERSYALDIWGIPSVTHTVSPEIAYEYAPKVNEKSVPSFDESKSIFYTNRIRYGIQSFLTANKNNSSEEWGRVNIFQYYRIGNQKVPFFENGLSSPFEKGEGFSDVYLDVEFTPHRYVDLSYTMAAAPEVPSVRQHDVLLSIQTFTGQRLGMEYRYRENTSVDELIAYLNWDVRPWLSLGTYHDYSFARHDMFKHGYSVTYRRDCWALSVSYELEGEDRRFFVSINLLGLGQAGVVGR
- a CDS encoding folylpolyglutamate synthase/dihydrofolate synthase family protein; this translates as MQTHCPKSQDELDSYNRVLKELYLLQKIGIKFGLNRTEHILERLGNPHVGIKYIHVGGTNGKGSVVAIISSILKAHNYRVGSYTSPHLLRFTERIRINWQEIAPSRVVDLYKSVKSVLMPESPPTFFEFVTAMAFLYFKQENVDWGVIEVGMGGRLDCTNVITPQVSIITNVGFDHQEFLGTSLAAIAREKAGIIKPGVPVITAARQPVVQSIIKTTSSRLGSDLLVFGKDFNIRKNSPQTFHYQGWMRTFQNLTLPLIGEHQRENAALALAALEVLEERGVIELRENEVRTGLAETSWPGRAEIISRNPTIVLDGAHNPHGAESLKHILRTYFNYNKLYFIIGIMGDKDVRGILRRLLPQAEAVIFTRPRYSRAADPEGLKKIARSYISRCYVIPDVAQAIEYAKSEAGPNDLICITGSLYFIGEVKELFGEQADAVTSLSQ
- a CDS encoding transposase gives rise to the protein MENRPVKEEYFALYVDATFLNVRRGSVGKEPVYVVVGINWDGAREVLGFWFFGSKGESATNWQEILGELKSRGLKRFKLLVADGLKGLKKAVLMEFPGTRSQLCVLHAVKGALIKESPPQPSPSTGREWKFPADGEGVKILQLTGMA
- a CDS encoding transposase → MGDLGGNRASSRKEARQALIELKEKWVKIYPEVVKRWEEDFKKPYYLCIPRKLEDLFYTTNQLERLMKEIKRRTRVIEVFPEPEAVYKVIYLVLSEMKDTAREACQGSRKPFLNSGKSFYLQTHLD
- a CDS encoding putative peptidoglycan-binding domain-containing protein codes for the protein MKPEFEEHFQKVIQLEGGFRLIKNPTEETHTYAGIYRKIYPQWEGWKYIDKGETPPTELVRKFYYENFYQPLEGIENPEIRFSIFEFGVNAGLRKAIKIAQAVVGTSPDGILGPKTLAALNTVVPEDFIKSYLIARIKHYLDLANADPRKYGVYLRGWLNRAFKGVNV